The Streptomyces sp. NBC_00454 DNA segment CGCCGAGGCCGAAGGTGAAACCGAGCGGCGGGCTGCCCGCGAAGACGTCGTCGGGGCGGGGGCGCAGCACCTCCCGGGAGAAGGTGTCGGCCACCGCGAGGAGGTCGCGGTGGAAGTGCATGCAGCCCTTGGGGCGCCCGGTGGTCCCCGAGGTGAAGGCGATCAGCGCCACGTCGTCGGCGGAGGTCTCCACCGCCGGGAAGGGCTCCGGATGGCCCTGCGCGAGGTGCAGCAGGTCGTCGGGGGCATCCCCGCCGTACGCGGTGATGCGCAGGCCCGGTACCTGGGCCCTGACCAGGTCGTCGACCACCTCCGCATGGCACAGGGCGTGGCTCACCCGGGCCATCGCGCACACCGTGGCCAGCTCCTGCGCCCGCTGCTGGGCCAGGACGGTGACGGCCACCGCACCGGCCTTCATCACCGCCAGCCAGCAGGCGGCGAGCCAGGGGCCGGTGGGACCGCGCAGCAGCACCCGGTTGCCGGGGACCACGCCGAGGTCGGCGCGCAGGACGTGCGCGAGCCGGTCGACGCGGGCGCTCAGCTCCCCGTACGTCCACACCGTGCCGTCCGCGCCGCGGAAGGCGGGGCGGTCCGGGCCGAGCCGGGCGATGGTGGCGTCGAGCAGCTCCACCCCGCAGTTGAGCCGGTCGGGATAGGCCAGCCCGGGGAGTTCGAAGAGGAGCCGCGGCCAGGCGTGCGCGGGTGGCAGATGGTCGCGGGCGAAGGTGTCACGGTGAGCGGAAGGCTTGAGCTCCAAGGCGGGTTCGCCCCCTTGTGACGGTGCGGGCCCCGGATGGGGACCCGGCCCCCAGTGAATGGAACCGATGGACCTTGAGTTGCCGAGAAGGTGGGGCTGTGGGGCTGCCGTACGGTCGCAGCACGAGCGTATCGTGATGGTGACGGCAGTCAATGGGACGCGATAGGGGCTGGGGCATTCGGATGACGGGAATCTCGGGATTCGCCGGATCGGCCGGGTCCACAGGGGCGGAAGTGGCGGAAGGGGCGGGAGGGGCGGCCGGGTTGAGGTCCACCGGGTCCACCGGATCGGCCGGCTTCGCGCTCGGGGCGGACCAGGAGGAGTGGTGCGCGCGGCTGCGCGACCTGGCGGCCGGGTCGCTCCGGCCGCTGGCCGAGAAGGGGGAGCCGGGCCGGGTCAACCGGCCGCTGCTGGCCGCGCTGGGCGAGGCGGGACTGCTGGAGCGGCTCTTCACCTCCGGCGCCCTGGAACTGTGCCTGCTGCGCGAATCCCTCGCCTACGGCTGCACGGAGGCCGAGACGGCGCTCGCCCTCCAGGGGCTGGGCGCCCACCCGGTGCTGCGCTCGGGCACCGCGGCGCAGCGGGAGCGCTGGCTGCCGGGGGTGCGGGCCGGCCGGACGGTGGCGGCCTTCGCGCTGAGCGAGCCCGGGGCCGGCTCGGACGCGGCGGCGCTGGAGCTCGAAGCCGTACGGGAGGTACGGGACGGGGCGGCGGGCTGGCGGCTGCACGGGCTCAAGCGCTGGATCTCCAACGCACCCGAGGCTGATTTCTACACGGTCTTCGCCCGGACCGGCGAGGGCCCCGGGGCCAAGGGGATCAGCGCCTTCCTGGTCCCGGCCGACCGGCCGGGGCTCTCGGGCGAAGCCCTCGACATGCTCTCCCCGCACCCGATCGGCGCGCTGTCCTTCGAGGGGGTCCCGGTCGGCCCGGACGACCTGCTGGGGGAGCCCGGCCGCGGCTTCAGGGTGGCCATGGACACCCTGAACCTCTTCCGCCCCAGCGTGGGCGCCTTCGCCGTCGGGATGGCGAAGGCCGCCCTGGACGCGACGGTGGCGCACACGGCGGCCCGTACCGCCTTCGGGGGCGTCCTGGGGGACCTGCAGGCCGTGGCGCACCGGGTGGCCGAGATGGCCACCCGCACCGAGGCTGCGAGGCTCCTGGTCTACGCGGCCGCGGGCGCCTACGACAGCGGCTCGCCCGAGGTGCCCAGGCGGGCGGCGATGGCGAAGCTGCTGGCCACGGAGACTGCCCAGTACGTGGTCGACCACGCGGTGCAGCTGCACGGAGCCGTGGCCCTCCAGCGCGGGCACCTGCTGGAACACCTCTACCGGGAGGTACGGGCGCCGCGGATCTACGAGGGGGCGAGCGAGGTGCAGCGCACGATCATCGCGAAGGAGCTCTACCGGGACCATTCCCGGGACCGCTCCGGGGACCGCTCCCGGGCGGCGAAGGAGGCGGGGGCATGAGTCCGGAGCGGATCAACCCGCGGGAGCTGTCCCCGGCGACGGGGTTCTCGCACGCGGTGGTGGCCACCGGGAGCCGACTGGTGTTCCTGGCCGGACAGACGGCGCTGGACGGCGCGGGCAAGGTGGTGGGGGAGAGCCTGCCGGAGCAGTTCGAGCGGGCGCTGACGAACCTGCTCGCGGCGCTCGCGGCGGCGGGCGGCGCGCCGGCCGATCTGGCGCGGGTCACCGTCTACGCGGTCGACGTGGCCGACTACCGGGCCTCGGCGGCCGAACTCGGGCGGATCTGGCGCCGGTTGGCGGGGCGCGAGTACCCGGCGATGGCGGTCGTGGGCGTGGTCAGGCTGTGGGACGAGGCCGCGCTGGTCGAGATGGACGGGCTCGCGGTCCTGCCCTAGGCCGTCTCTTTCGGATCTTGCCGGGTCCGACAAGATCCGAAAGAGACGACCTAGGCCGTTTGTGCTGGTGGGAGCGGGTGCCTTTGACAGTGGGCGGGGGAGGGTGGAGGGTGGAAATGCCTTGTTTCGGGGCAATTCGCCCCTTCGATAGCGGAGGTGCATGAACATGCGCCGTGGGTTCATTGCGGCAGCCGTGGCAGGAGCGGCCGGGATCACACTCGGTCTGATGCCCCTGGGAAGCGCCTTTGCCGCTACCTCTACTTCCACCTCGGCTCTGCCGCAGACGTATCGGTGTTCCGACTGGCGCGGTGACGGCTGGTGGCGCGACTGCTGCGACCCCTCACGTGGAAGCGACCGGCCCAGCTGGTGCTGGGACAACAGCAACTGGAACAACGACAGCTGGAACAGCAACTGGGACAACAGCAATTGGAGCAACGACCACTGGAACGACGGCCGCCATGACGGCGACTGGAACAACCATGACCACGACGGCGGCTGGAACAACGACAGTTGGAACAACGACGGCGGCTGGAACGGAGACCACGGGCACGACGGCGGCTGGAACCGCTGACCGGGCCGCAGCGCGCGACCCGTCGGTGGTCCGGGGGTGATCTCGCGGAACGGCTGCGTCCTGGTGCGGATGCCGGGCAGAATCCCGTGTGCTGTGCACGCAGCGAACGTCCGTGCGACCGTCACCTCGGGGAGCAGTCGGTGTCGTCCCAAGAGATCCAAGAGATCCCCTTAACGATCACTCCGCAGCAAGCTGCCCACGGCGTGATCGTTCCAGTGACCCTGTCGACCGGCCCGGCCCGGCTCAGGATCCCGCCCTGCAAGGACGGGGATCTCGTCCGGGTCCGCGTCGGCGGTTCCGAGGTGCTGGCCCGGATCAGTGTGGGCCCGGCCGCAGGTGCGGCCGCCCCGGGACCGGTGCCGTCGCCCCCACCGCCCCCGCCACCGCCCCCATCGCCGTCCCCGTCCGCGTCCGCTCCCCGGCACCCGGCCTCGCCCTGGATCTCGCCTCCGGGGCCGGCGCTTTCCGACGCCCGGCCCCAGGGGCAGGCCCAGCCCCCGGTGCCGGGGCAGCCTGCCGCCGCCGGAAGCGCCTCGGGTGCGCGTGGATGCCTGGTGGCGCTCGGAGTCCTCGCCGCCCTCGTCGTGGGCGCGGCCGTGCTGAGCGGCCTGAACCACGAGGACGGTCCCGAGGCGGCGCCGGAGCCCGCGCCCTCCCTCAGCGTCTGGTCGCCCGACCCGGTCACGACCCCGAACCCGACCCCGACCGCGGTACGGACGACCCCGGCCGGCGGCGCCGTGCCCGCCCCCGCACCCGTGCCCTCCGAGGCGGCCCCGACCCCGTTCGACCGGGGCACCTGCCTCAACGGGTCGCTGCCGGACTCGACGACCGCGCAGAAGGTCACGGATGTGGAAGAGGTCTCCTGCTCGGCCTCCGACGCGCACTACCGGGTGATCGAGAGCATCCCGCTGACCTCGGACCTGAACCGCTGCAACGACAACCCGAAGACCGAGTACGCCTTCTCCTACCGCTACACCGTCAACGGAGCCACCCTCAACCAGTACGTGTACTGCCTGGTCGGCATCGGCTCCTACGCCCGCGGCTGAAGGAGCCGGCCCACTGAAGGAGCCGGCCCGCTCAAGGAGCCGGCCCGCTCAAGGGGCTAGCCCTCCAGCAGGTTCCCCATCCACTCCTCGATCCCCGCCACCGTGCGGGGCAGGGCGCCCGACATCAGGCGGGCGCCCTCGGCCGTGATCACCAGGTCGTCCTCGATGCGGACGCCGATGCCGCGCAGCTCCGGCGGGAGGGTCTCGTCGTCGGGCTGGAGGTAGAGCCCCGGCTCGACGGTGAGGACCTGGCCCTCCTCCAGGACCCCGTCCAGGTAGGTGTCGGCCCGCGCCTTCGCGCAGTCGTGCACGTCCAGCCCCAGCATGTGCCCGCTGCTGCACAGGGTGTACCGACGGTGCAGATCGCCCTCGGCGTGCTTGAGCACGCCCCACTCCGCGAGCCCCTCGGCGATCACCCGCATTCCGGCCCGGTGGAAGTCGCGGAAGCTCGCGCCCGGCCGCAGCGCCGCCATGCCCGCGTCCTGGGCGGCCAGGACCAGCTCGTACACCTGTCGCTGGACGGGGGAGAACCGTCCCGACAGGGGGAGGGTGCGGGTGATGTCCGCCGTGTAGAGGGTGTCGGTCTCCACGCCCGCGTCCAGCAGCAGGAGTTCGTTCCCGTTCAGCCGGCCGTCGTTGCGGATCCAGTGCAGGACGCACGCGTGCGCGCCCGACGCGGCGATCGTCTCGTAGCCGGTGCCGTTGCCCTCGGCGCGGGCGCGGCGGTTGAAGACCCCCTCGATCCAGCGCTCCCCGCGCGGGTGGGCCAGCGCGCGCGGGAGGTCCCGTACGACGTCCTCGAAACCGGCGGTGGTGTGGTCGACGGCCAGCTGGAGCTGGGCCACCTCCCACTCGTCCTTGACCAGGCGCAGTTCGGAGAGCGCGGCGGCGAGTGCGGAGTCGGTGGCCGCGTTGCGGCCCGCCGGGCTGCCGAGGGTGTCCAGGTGGGCGCAGCGGATCCCGGAGAGCCGCTCGGCCTCGGCGAGGTCGGGGCGGCGGCCGACCCAGAACTCGCCGTAGCGGCGGTCGCGGTAGAACTCCTCGTTGCCGTCCACGCGCGGGGAGCGGGGGCGCAGGTAGAGGACGGCCTCGTGCGCGTGCGGGCCGGCGGGCTCCAGGACCAGGACGTGGCCGGCCTGGTCCTCGCCGGTGAGCCCGGTCAGCCAGGCGTACGCGCTGTGCGGGCGGAAGCGGTGGTCGCAGTCGTTGGTGCGGACCTTCAGTTCACCGGCCGGGATGATCAGCCGCTCGCCGGGGAACCGGGCGGAGAGCCGGTCGCGGCGGGCCGGGGTGACGGCGTGGCCGGGGGTCCGGTCGGCGGCGGGAAGCGGTGAGGCCGCCCAGTCCGAGGCCATGAACCGGGACAACTCCGGTGATACCGGCAGGTCGTGGCTGCCGATGTTGAGCCCGGCGGTGGGGCGGGAGGGGGTGTCGGTCACGGGGGCTCCCTCAAGAAGATGCGAACTGGTGGGCGCACAGGTCTTGTCAGTGCAATTTCACATTACTATGTTACAGCTCACACCGCGGCACGTTAATCCCCGTCAAACGCCGCGTGACGCCGGGCAGTTCAGGCACCGCAGTTCGCATATCGGCAGTTCGCGCACCATTTCCCCCACCTCCCCTCAGGAGTTCTCGGTGTCCCAGCACAGAGTCGTGCGTACGTCCCTCCTCTCCGCCGCCGTCGCGGTCACCCTCCTCGCCACCGCGGGCCAGGCCGTGACCCAGGCCGCCGAGACCGGCACCCCCGCCCGGGTGGCCGGCACATCGACGCCCGGCACCTTCACCGCGGGCGCCCCCGGGGCGAACCCGTTCGACGAGGTCGACCACCTCGCCCAGCAGCAGGAGAACGTTCCGGCCCCCGCCCCGGCCCCCGGCGGCCAGGCCGTCGCCGACGGCCGGGTCCCCGGCGCCGCCACCAAGGCCACCGCCGCCACCGCGCCCGCCGCCAAGAGCGGCAAGCTCGCCGCCGCCGCCCAGAGCGACGCCTCGGGCGTCCCCTGCACCCTCGACGGGATCACGAACCTCACCCCCGAGCAGTTCGCCGACTTCCTCGCCGACCAGGCCGTCACCGCCGACGTCTGCCTGCGCGGCCTCATCTGGACCTGGGACGCGCGCCTGGCCCCCGTCATGTCCGACGCCCACGTCCAGGCCGTCTCCCGGCGGATATCCGCCCTGTCCGCCGCGCACGACGGACGTAACTCCTCGCACCTGGAGGAGATGTTCAACTACCTGCACGCCGTGGCCTACCACGACTACTCGCGCACCGAGATCGACATCACCGACGCCCCCACTGTCGACGCCATGCGCCGCGCCGTCGCCGACTTCGGCGCCGCCGCCCACACCTTCGACACCACCGCCTCCAACGCCCGGACCCTGCGCGAGGCCCTCTACGCGGCCAGCGCCCCGGGCCTGCGCCAGTACCAGCTCGGCCTGATCAAGCAGGTCCTGGCCACCATGGACGCCTCGCACACCGCGACGAACCTGGACGCCAACTGGGCCGGCGCGGCGCTGGCAGCCCTCTCCGTCAACTACCTCGGCGTGTACCCCGGCAACAACGACGCCGCGTTCCAGGCCGCGGTGGCCGCCGACGCCCCGTACCGCGCGACCTTCAAGAACTTCGCCGCCTACACCCACCTCAAGGGCACCGGCAACGCCTGGGTGGCGCGCGACGCGCTGGGCGAGTACGGCCGCTTCGGCCAGATCGACAGCCTCAGGAGCGGGGTCGTCGCCGACCTCGGCGCGCTGCTCGGCCCG contains these protein-coding regions:
- a CDS encoding aminopeptidase P family protein; amino-acid sequence: MTDTPSRPTAGLNIGSHDLPVSPELSRFMASDWAASPLPAADRTPGHAVTPARRDRLSARFPGERLIIPAGELKVRTNDCDHRFRPHSAYAWLTGLTGEDQAGHVLVLEPAGPHAHEAVLYLRPRSPRVDGNEEFYRDRRYGEFWVGRRPDLAEAERLSGIRCAHLDTLGSPAGRNAATDSALAAALSELRLVKDEWEVAQLQLAVDHTTAGFEDVVRDLPRALAHPRGERWIEGVFNRRARAEGNGTGYETIAASGAHACVLHWIRNDGRLNGNELLLLDAGVETDTLYTADITRTLPLSGRFSPVQRQVYELVLAAQDAGMAALRPGASFRDFHRAGMRVIAEGLAEWGVLKHAEGDLHRRYTLCSSGHMLGLDVHDCAKARADTYLDGVLEEGQVLTVEPGLYLQPDDETLPPELRGIGVRIEDDLVITAEGARLMSGALPRTVAGIEEWMGNLLEG
- a CDS encoding RidA family protein, whose product is MSPERINPRELSPATGFSHAVVATGSRLVFLAGQTALDGAGKVVGESLPEQFERALTNLLAALAAAGGAPADLARVTVYAVDVADYRASAAELGRIWRRLAGREYPAMAVVGVVRLWDEAALVEMDGLAVLP
- a CDS encoding acyl-CoA dehydrogenase family protein, which encodes MRSTGSTGSAGFALGADQEEWCARLRDLAAGSLRPLAEKGEPGRVNRPLLAALGEAGLLERLFTSGALELCLLRESLAYGCTEAETALALQGLGAHPVLRSGTAAQRERWLPGVRAGRTVAAFALSEPGAGSDAAALELEAVREVRDGAAGWRLHGLKRWISNAPEADFYTVFARTGEGPGAKGISAFLVPADRPGLSGEALDMLSPHPIGALSFEGVPVGPDDLLGEPGRGFRVAMDTLNLFRPSVGAFAVGMAKAALDATVAHTAARTAFGGVLGDLQAVAHRVAEMATRTEAARLLVYAAAGAYDSGSPEVPRRAAMAKLLATETAQYVVDHAVQLHGAVALQRGHLLEHLYREVRAPRIYEGASEVQRTIIAKELYRDHSRDRSGDRSRAAKEAGA